The following proteins are encoded in a genomic region of Lachnospiraceae bacterium KM106-2:
- a CDS encoding lead, cadmium, zinc and mercury transporting ATPase yields MDEKYTVTGMTCSACSAHVEKSVGKLEGVSNVSVSLLTNSMTVTHDDTVSSEEIIQAVEKGGYGAAPMNQSKDSSVKRDVAKETEEHNKAHLRRLIWSFVFLIPLFYLSMGHMMGAPLPAIFLGHDNALVFAFTQFLLTLPIIFLNFHYFTNGFKNLWRLSPNMDTLIAIGSSAAILYGVAAIYLIGYGLGHGEMELVKKYHMDLYFESGGMILTLITLGKYLEARSKGKTSKAITKLMDLSPKTAIVVRNGSEEEIAVEEVRTGDIVVVRPGQHIPVDGKITTGSAVIDESAITGESIPVEKTIGDKVVGGTINQTGSFQLEATHVGSDSTLAQIISLVEEAASSKAPIAKLADQVSGIFVPVVIGIALLAMIVWLFLGNGFAFSLAIGIAVLVISCPCALGLATPTAIMVGTGKGAENGILIKSAESLEVAHKIQTIVLDKTGTITQGNPVVTDIQTVDGITEQELMKYAASVEHLSEHPLAKAIVSYAESNQIEKVDADEFNMIAGGGLSARIGEEMIHAGNKRLMEKEKIDITKLHQAAEQYSLEGKTPLYFAKDHKVLGMIVVADVVKETSKQAISEIKKMGIEVVMLTGDHEKTAKAIADQVGIDRVVAEVLPQDKESVIRRFMEEGKVTAMVGDGINDAPALTRADVGIAIGAGTDIAMESADIVLMHSDLLDAAAAIQLSKATIRNIKQNLFWAFIYNIIGIPIAAGVLYPIFGVRLNPMIASAAMSFSSVFVVSNALRLRGFKTSFLRPKVDDGRNIEKVESEEKKMQKTIKIDGMSCGHCSARVESALKNVKGVDEVTVSLDDANAVVTMSEEVPNENLKDVVEDAGYTVVEVK; encoded by the coding sequence ATGGACGAAAAATATACAGTAACCGGTATGACGTGTTCTGCCTGTTCTGCTCATGTAGAGAAAAGCGTTGGTAAGTTAGAGGGCGTTTCTAATGTTAGTGTAAGCTTGCTTACGAATTCTATGACTGTTACACATGATGATACTGTTTCATCAGAAGAGATTATACAAGCAGTAGAAAAAGGGGGATATGGTGCAGCTCCAATGAATCAGAGTAAAGATTCAAGTGTGAAGAGAGATGTGGCGAAAGAAACAGAGGAGCATAATAAAGCACATCTTAGACGCCTTATTTGGTCTTTTGTGTTCTTGATCCCTTTATTTTATCTTTCAATGGGGCACATGATGGGGGCACCTCTTCCTGCTATTTTCCTTGGTCATGACAATGCATTAGTGTTTGCGTTCACTCAGTTTTTACTGACTTTACCAATCATTTTTCTGAATTTTCACTATTTTACGAATGGATTTAAGAATTTATGGAGATTATCACCTAATATGGATACTTTGATCGCCATTGGTTCCTCAGCGGCAATCCTTTACGGAGTAGCAGCGATCTATTTGATCGGATATGGTCTTGGTCATGGAGAAATGGAGTTGGTTAAGAAGTATCATATGGATCTCTATTTTGAATCAGGCGGTATGATCCTGACTTTGATCACACTTGGTAAATATCTAGAAGCAAGATCGAAAGGAAAGACTTCCAAAGCAATAACTAAATTAATGGATCTTTCTCCTAAAACTGCGATCGTAGTGAGAAATGGATCAGAAGAAGAGATAGCAGTAGAAGAGGTTCGAACGGGAGATATTGTAGTTGTTCGACCAGGACAGCATATCCCGGTAGATGGTAAGATCACGACAGGAAGTGCAGTCATCGATGAGTCAGCGATCACAGGTGAGAGCATCCCTGTAGAAAAGACAATTGGTGATAAAGTAGTTGGCGGAACGATTAATCAGACAGGATCTTTCCAATTAGAAGCTACCCATGTAGGAAGTGATTCAACATTAGCTCAGATCATCTCGTTAGTAGAGGAAGCAGCTTCTTCAAAGGCTCCAATTGCAAAATTAGCCGATCAAGTAAGTGGAATCTTTGTTCCAGTAGTAATCGGTATTGCATTACTAGCAATGATCGTATGGCTTTTCCTTGGCAATGGTTTCGCATTTTCTTTAGCAATCGGCATTGCAGTTCTTGTTATTTCTTGCCCATGTGCGCTTGGATTAGCAACACCAACGGCAATTATGGTTGGAACAGGAAAAGGTGCAGAAAATGGTATTTTGATCAAATCAGCAGAGAGCTTAGAAGTAGCTCATAAAATTCAGACTATCGTACTAGATAAGACTGGAACGATCACGCAGGGAAATCCAGTTGTTACAGATATTCAAACGGTAGATGGAATCACAGAACAGGAATTGATGAAGTATGCAGCTAGTGTAGAACACTTATCCGAGCATCCCCTAGCCAAAGCAATCGTATCTTATGCAGAGTCTAATCAGATCGAGAAGGTGGATGCAGACGAGTTTAACATGATAGCGGGTGGCGGTTTAAGCGCAAGAATTGGTGAAGAAATGATCCATGCAGGTAACAAGCGCCTAATGGAGAAGGAAAAAATTGATATTACGAAACTGCACCAGGCTGCAGAACAGTATTCGTTAGAAGGAAAAACACCTTTATATTTTGCCAAAGATCATAAAGTATTAGGAATGATCGTAGTGGCGGATGTCGTAAAAGAGACAAGTAAGCAAGCAATTTCAGAAATCAAGAAGATGGGGATTGAAGTTGTCATGCTGACAGGTGATCATGAGAAGACAGCCAAAGCGATCGCTGATCAAGTCGGGATCGATAGGGTCGTTGCAGAAGTATTGCCTCAGGATAAAGAATCAGTAATTAGAAGATTCATGGAAGAAGGAAAAGTGACTGCAATGGTGGGCGATGGTATCAATGATGCACCGGCACTTACAAGAGCCGATGTTGGTATCGCCATTGGAGCAGGAACAGATATCGCTATGGAATCTGCAGATATCGTCTTGATGCATAGTGATTTATTAGATGCAGCGGCAGCGATTCAGTTATCAAAAGCAACCATCCGGAATATCAAGCAGAACTTATTCTGGGCGTTCATATATAATATTATAGGAATTCCAATTGCAGCAGGAGTTTTATATCCGATCTTTGGAGTGAGATTAAATCCGATGATCGCTTCTGCCGCTATGAGTTTTAGTTCTGTCTTTGTAGTATCCAATGCGTTGCGCTTAAGAGGATTTAAGACAAGCTTCCTTCGACCAAAGGTGGATGATGGAAGGAATATTGAAAAAGTAGAAAGTGAGGAAAAGAAGATGCAAAAAACGATTAAAATTGATGGAATGAGTTGTGGACATTGCTCTGCAAGAGTGGAAAGCGCACTTAAAAATGTAAAAGGTGTGGATGAAGTAACAGTTAGCTTAGATGATGCAAATGCAGTTGTCACTATGTCAGAAGAGGTTCCAAACGAAAACTTAAAAGATGTAGTAGAAGATGCTGGCTATACGGTAGTGGAGGTTAAATAA
- a CDS encoding rubrerythrin: MMEVELRNSVTKENLMRAFAGESQARNRYTFAAEQAQKETMPVIEAVFKFTAAQEKTHGQVFYQHLKDLAGENIQIDGAYPVDIKPCATDLLGLARHNEYEEFENVYPAFAEKAKEEGFPQIAASFNLIAQIEKIHGDRFALLEDLVKKNQLYVSDVKTGWMCMKCGHVYEGLEPPKKCPVCQADQAYFIRIELTPYTTAKICGLSC, from the coding sequence ATGATGGAAGTAGAATTGAGAAATAGTGTTACGAAGGAAAACTTGATGCGTGCTTTCGCTGGTGAGAGTCAAGCGAGAAATCGTTATACGTTTGCAGCAGAGCAGGCGCAAAAGGAGACAATGCCTGTGATCGAAGCGGTATTTAAGTTTACAGCGGCTCAGGAGAAGACACATGGTCAGGTATTTTATCAGCATTTGAAAGATCTGGCGGGCGAGAATATTCAGATCGATGGAGCTTATCCAGTTGATATCAAGCCATGTGCGACTGATCTATTAGGACTGGCAAGACACAATGAATATGAAGAGTTTGAAAATGTGTATCCAGCATTTGCCGAGAAAGCAAAAGAAGAGGGGTTCCCACAAATTGCGGCCTCGTTTAATCTGATCGCTCAGATAGAGAAGATTCATGGTGACCGTTTTGCTTTGTTAGAAGATCTTGTGAAGAAGAACCAGCTATATGTATCGGATGTGAAGACCGGCTGGATGTGTATGAAGTGTGGTCATGTGTATGAGGGATTAGAACCACCGAAGAAATGTCCGGTATGCCAGGCTGATCAAGCTTATTTTATTCGGATTGAGCTTACACCTTATACAACAGCAAAAATATGTGGATTATCCTGTTAG
- a CDS encoding two-component sensor histidine kinase: MALMINFFIKLFLITLLNSIPFIVLVLTPFHDMLRFSKKTTIIFTCIAFLLHSLNGIYYIHTHDSAMVNAISILIFCLLSLICINASIYQLLFVYFIVINYAFELVIGTKYLERFLFPNYYSGIYNKSYILILLVLLCLTYPIFYSYLKRRVRTIVHVSGNGSWWHYLFSIPLMFCLFYFYFFFHIHERYSYADNFVSFLYLIVLIVGTYLFYWIAFNLIQESIQNNELSQQIYAYDLQVKQYNILDERMKETRKMRHDLRHHFLVMQSYLENKELDQLHDYIKEYTGSLPSNEPLLYCENLIANNIISYYLHNAQQEQINVDYHLFIPKDLFIKDIDLAVLLGNLLENALEACMAIPDHKNAVIQLKALANSPETFIIVLENCHNNLIQKTNNNHFLSSKKDRVGIGTQSIKTIADKYNGEVHYEYDAHKFFTFVILHR; encoded by the coding sequence ATGGCACTTATGATAAATTTCTTTATAAAACTTTTTTTGATCACCTTACTGAATTCAATTCCATTTATTGTGTTAGTATTAACACCCTTTCATGATATGTTGCGGTTCTCCAAGAAAACAACAATCATTTTTACGTGTATTGCTTTTCTATTACACAGTCTAAATGGCATTTACTATATCCATACTCATGACAGCGCTATGGTGAATGCAATATCAATCCTGATATTTTGTCTTCTTTCCCTCATATGTATTAATGCATCGATCTATCAGCTTCTCTTTGTTTATTTTATTGTGATCAACTATGCCTTTGAATTAGTTATTGGTACAAAATACTTAGAACGATTTTTATTTCCAAACTATTATAGTGGGATCTACAACAAAAGCTACATCCTCATCCTGCTCGTTCTGCTCTGTCTCACTTATCCTATCTTTTATAGTTATTTAAAGCGAAGGGTTCGTACGATCGTTCATGTATCTGGAAATGGATCTTGGTGGCATTATCTCTTTTCCATCCCACTGATGTTCTGTCTCTTTTACTTTTACTTTTTCTTCCATATTCATGAGAGATATTCGTATGCAGACAACTTTGTATCTTTTCTCTACTTGATCGTATTGATCGTTGGAACTTACCTTTTTTATTGGATCGCATTCAACTTAATTCAAGAATCCATCCAGAACAATGAACTGTCCCAACAGATTTATGCTTATGATCTTCAAGTAAAGCAATACAACATTCTGGATGAACGGATGAAAGAGACCCGCAAGATGAGACATGATCTTCGCCATCACTTTCTAGTTATGCAAAGCTATTTAGAAAATAAAGAACTCGATCAGCTTCATGATTATATTAAAGAATATACGGGAAGCCTTCCTTCCAATGAACCACTTCTTTATTGCGAAAATCTCATTGCAAATAATATCATAAGCTACTATTTACATAATGCACAGCAAGAACAGATCAATGTAGACTATCATTTATTTATCCCAAAAGATCTATTTATAAAAGATATCGATCTTGCGGTTCTATTAGGCAATCTGTTAGAAAATGCTCTAGAGGCTTGTATGGCTATTCCAGACCATAAGAATGCGGTCATTCAGTTAAAGGCACTTGCAAATAGTCCTGAGACATTTATCATCGTCCTTGAAAACTGTCATAATAACTTAATTCAGAAGACCAATAACAATCATTTTCTTTCATCAAAAAAGGACCGTGTCGGCATCGGGACACAGTCCATTAAAACAATTGCAGATAAATATAATGGCGAAGTACATTATGAATATGATGCCCATAAGTTTTTTACCTTTGTAATTCTACATCGATAA